From the Gemmatimonadales bacterium genome, the window CGTGCGTGGCGCGGATGGCGCCATGCACAACGTCGAGCGGGAGCAGGTGCCGCTCAAGCGCGGCCTCGACCTGCAAGGCGGGATGCACCTCGCGCTCGATCTCGACCAATCGAAGCAGGTCTCGTCCGATCCCAAGCGCGACCTCGACCTGGCGCTGACCGTGTTGCGCAAGCGCATCGACGAGTTCGGCGTCACGGAGCCGCTGATCCAGAAGGTGGGCGACGACCGCATCGTGGTCGAGCTGGCCGGGGTAACCGAGCCCGCCCGCGCAAAGGAAATCGTGCAGCGGAGCGCTTTCCTCGAGTTCAAGATCACCGATGAGACCCACGCGCTCGAGAAGGCGCTGCCCGCGATGGACCGCGCGCTCAAGGGCCTGGGTGTCACGTCCATCGACACGGGCGGTGCCAAGGGCGCGGCCAATGCCGCCGGCGCCAAGCAGCCGTCCGCCGTCCAGCAGCTGCTCCACGGCGATACCGCCAGCGCGGCCAGCGATACCTCGAAGCCGGCCGCCGACACCGCGAAGCCGGCGGCCGACACGACGCCCCTGATCGGCGGCGTATTGAGCTCGCTCGTGCAACCCGCGTCCGCGATCGAAGCGAGTGCGGTCCCCGGCGAGTACATCGTGCCAGAAACCGCATTTCCGCGGGTCGACAGTCTGCTCAACCTGCCCGCGATCAAGCGCCAGCTCCCGCGCGGCATCACGCTTCGCTGGGCAGGCACGCCCACGAGCATCGGGGTGCAATCCTACCGGTACCTCTACGCGCTCGACGAGAAGAGCATCATCACCGGTGCCAACCTCGAGGACGCCAAGGCCGAGCTCGATCCGCTCACCAACGGCCCGATCGTCACCTTCCAGCTCGACCGTGCCGGCGGCCGCAAGTTCGGCGAAGAGACCGCCCGGCACATCGGCGACTACATGGCGATCGTCCTCGACGGCCGGGTGCAGGGGCGGCCGCCGGTGATCCAGAGCCGCATCGGGCGGAACGGTCAGATCACGTTGAGCGGCAAGTCGCTCCAGGAGGCGCAGGACCTGGCCCTCACGCTCAAGGCGG encodes:
- the secD gene encoding protein translocase subunit SecD, which produces MPTNIRNRLIIIALLVGLCVYFLFPRTATVRVRGADGAMHNVEREQVPLKRGLDLQGGMHLALDLDQSKQVSSDPKRDLDLALTVLRKRIDEFGVTEPLIQKVGDDRIVVELAGVTEPARAKEIVQRSAFLEFKITDETHALEKALPAMDRALKGLGVTSIDTGGAKGAANAAGAKQPSAVQQLLHGDTASAASDTSKPAADTAKPAADTTPLIGGVLSSLVQPASAIEASAVPGEYIVPETAFPRVDSLLNLPAIKRQLPRGITLRWAGTPTSIGVQSYRYLYALDEKSIITGANLEDAKAELDPLTNGPIVTFQLDRAGGRKFGEETARHIGDYMAIVLDGRVQGRPPVIQSRIGRNGQITLSGKSLQEAQDLALTLKAGALPIPLKIVEERQVGASLGADSIRGGITAGLVGTLLVVLIMIAYYRWSGVLAVVALALYILFTLGGLAAFGATLTLPGLAGLVLSIGIAVDANVLIFERIREELIAGKTIRLAVDEGFKHAMDAIIDSNVSTVLTALFLFQFGTGPVKGFAVTLILGIAASMITAVFVTRTFFLMWLNRRPAMSTLSI